Proteins from a genomic interval of Nocardioides jishulii:
- a CDS encoding MazG nucleotide pyrophosphohydrolase domain-containing protein translates to MDAEQPPLVAFADLMRHLRTACAWKAEQTHASLTRHLLEETYETLEAIELGEATGEWAHLREELGDLLLQVYFHAVVAEEKGEFTLDEVVQGIHDKMVRRNPHVFGPQAGQALTPDQINDLWQEAKAREKADVGEAAPTVPSGPELAAGLPPGLPALLWADKVADRAERAGQPLTVDPDDAGDSAPLGDRLLALVLEARAAGIDPEQALRDAVRTRL, encoded by the coding sequence GTGGACGCTGAGCAGCCGCCCCTCGTTGCGTTCGCCGACCTCATGCGCCACCTGCGCACGGCGTGCGCCTGGAAGGCGGAGCAGACCCACGCCAGCCTGACCCGGCACCTCCTCGAGGAGACGTACGAGACCCTCGAGGCGATCGAGCTGGGCGAGGCGACGGGGGAGTGGGCCCACCTGCGCGAGGAGCTCGGCGACCTGCTGCTCCAGGTCTACTTCCACGCGGTGGTGGCCGAGGAGAAGGGCGAGTTCACGCTCGACGAAGTGGTGCAGGGCATCCACGACAAGATGGTGCGCCGCAACCCCCACGTCTTCGGGCCGCAGGCCGGCCAGGCGCTGACCCCGGACCAGATCAACGACCTCTGGCAGGAGGCCAAGGCCCGGGAGAAGGCTGACGTCGGCGAGGCAGCGCCGACCGTGCCGTCGGGGCCCGAGCTGGCAGCGGGTCTCCCGCCGGGTCTTCCCGCCCTGCTGTGGGCCGACAAGGTCGCCGACCGGGCGGAGCGCGCCGGGCAGCCGCTCACCGTCGACCCGGACGACGCAGGCGACTCCGCGCCGCTGGGCGACCGTCTCCTCGCCCTGGTCCTGGAGGCCCGGGCCGCCGGGATTGACCCGGAGCAGGCGCTGCGCGACGCGGTACGCACGCGGCTCTGA